TCCCTGGCCAACCTCAGGGCCTCCTCAGATGGCTCTATGCTCTCGTAGTCCACGAACCTTCCCTCGCTGGCAGCTATGGCCTTGTCTGAGATCGCGATTATGTCTCGATCCTCGAGCTCGAGCCTCGAGAGCAGGATCCCAACTAGGTCATCTCCCTCCCTTATCAGAGGGGTCCTCACGGGGATCAGCTCCATCCTCATACCTCCAGGGGGCATCCCATCCTCATCGCGACACCGATGAGCTCCCCGGCTATTTTAAGCTTCTCCCTCTTCCTAGCGATGTCCTTCCCGGATCTTATGTCGTAATCAGAGATGGAGCCTAGGTCGAAGCCCGCCAACCTTATCGAGCTCGCCCCGGCAGCGCAAGCTAGGAATACCGCCCTGTCACCATCGGTGAATCCACCGAAGTTGTGCACCCTGGTCGTGGGCTCCACCTGCGTGGTCGCGACGAGCTCCTCCAGTCCTGGGACTAGGCTCAGCAGCCTGTGCATGTTGTCACCGTGGGCGTGCACAACCTTCACGCCCCCCATCCTTAGTATCTCCGGGGGCCCGTCCAGATCGCTCACTATCACCTGGGGCTCCCTCCCGGTGAGGAGGAAGTAGTTGTAGGCCGCCGCATCGGCTGCGATCACTATCTCATCCCGGGGATGGACCTCCCTGAGGGAGGGACCGTTTCCAAGGACCAGCACCCTCTCCCCCCTTATCAGGTCCTCCAGGAAGTCCGTTAGGTCCCTCTTCCCCCTCATGAGCGCGTCCATCACCTTGGTCGCGCACCTGTCAGCCTCCACGTCCAGCCCGAGCCTCTCAGCTATGCTGAGGTAG
This Candidatus Korarchaeota archaeon NZ13-K DNA region includes the following protein-coding sequences:
- a CDS encoding DUF115 domain-containing protein, encoding MPIYLSIAERLGLDVEADRCATKVMDALMRGKRDLTDFLEDLIRGERVLVLGNGPSLREVHPRDEIVIAADAAAYNYFLLTGREPQVIVSDLDGPPEILRMGGVKVVHAHGDNMHRLLSLVPGLEELVATTQVEPTTRVHNFGGFTDGDRAVFLACAAGASSIRLAGFDLGSISDYDIRSGKDIARKREKLKIAGELIGVAMRMGCPLEV